In a single window of the Podarcis raffonei isolate rPodRaf1 chromosome 14, rPodRaf1.pri, whole genome shotgun sequence genome:
- the NMRAL1 gene encoding nmrA-like family domain-containing protein 1 encodes MMAEKKRVVVFGATGLQGGSVARALLDDGTFQVRAVTRNPQQKAAQELEKKGAEVVKADLEDVQSLEQALRGAYGVFLVTDFWEHLSKEREVAQGKHVADLAKRLALGYVVYSGLENVKKLTEGQLEVPHFDGKGEVEEYFRAVGVPMTSLRLPWYFENFITIFRPQKAPDGDSYELAIPMGEVPIDGMAVADLGPVVVRLMKEPEKYIGQDIGLSSCKHTVAEYAALIEKYTGKPVRDAKMSLESYEKLDFPGAQELANMFRFNIMGPVRDPAVTLKLNPKARKFEEWVAEEKAAFKDL; translated from the exons ATGATGGCGGAGAAGAAACGGGTGGTGGTTTTTGGAGCTACAG GGCTCCAGGGAGGCTCGGTGGCCAGGGCCCTGCTGGATGATGGCACCTTCCAGGTGCGTGCTGTCACCCGCAACCCGCAGCAGAAGGCTGCCCAGGAGCTGGAGAAGAAGGGCGCTGAAGTGGTGAAGGCAGACCTGGAGGACGTGCAAAGCCTGGAGCAAGCCCTGCGAGGGGCGTACGGAGTCTTCCTCGTGACCGATTTCTGGGAACATCTCAGCAAAGAGCGGGAAGTTGCCCAG GGGAAGCACGTGGCAGACTTAGCCAAGCGACTGGCCTTGGGCTACGTGGTTTACAGCGGCCTGGAAAACGTGAAGAAGCTAACGGAGGGGCAGCTGGAGGTGCCTCACTTTGACGGCAAAGGCGAAGTGGAGGAATACTTTCGGGCTGTCGGGGTGCCCATGACCAGCCTTCGGCTGCCCTGGTACTTTGAGAACTTCATCACCATCTTCCGACCCCAGAAAGCCCCAGATGGAGACAGCTACGAGCTAG CCATTCCCATGGGAGAAGTGCCCATAGATGGGATGGCCGTGGCTGATCTCGGGCCAGTTGTGGTTCGGCTGATGAAAGAGCCAGAGAAGTACATAGGCCAGGACATTGGGCTGAGCAGCTGCAAGCACACCGTGGCAGAGTACGCAGCCCTGATAGAAAAGTACACCGGGAAGCCTGTGAGGGATGCCAAG ATGTCGCTTGAATCCTATGAGAAGCTGGACTTTCCTGGTGCCCAAGAGTTAGCTAACATGTTCCGCTTCAACATCATGGGCCCAGTCCGAGATCCTGCCGTGACCCTGAAGCTCAACCCAAAGGCCAGGAAGTTTGAGGAGTGGGTGGCGGAGGAAAAAGCTGCTTTCAAGGACCTCTAA